The Thermoplasmata archaeon DNA segment TCTTCACAAGGAACTGCCCCGGGGCCTCGGGGTTCCTCAAGACCACGACGTCCCCTGCAATTGGCGGGCGTTTCCGATAGGCCCAGCGGCTCACGAGGACGTAGTCCCCGGAACGGAGCGCAGGCTCCATGCTGTGGTCGTCCACGCGGAAGCGGGCGAGGGGGAACACGGGCCCCGGATGCGCCTACCCGAGCTTAGGGTAGACGGTCTCGCGCGCGGTCGGGTACGGCGCCTTCGCGCGGTACGTCGCGATGCTCTTCGTCTTCCAGAACGCCTCGGCGATCTCGTTGGCGAGTTT contains these protein-coding regions:
- the sodX gene encoding nickel-type superoxide dismutase maturation protease, whose product is MFPLARFRVDDHSMEPALRSGDYVLVSRWAYRKRPPIAGDVVVLRNPEAPGQFLVKRVMSGDALAGFFVLGDNMTHSRDSRQFGMVPRHLIVGKVRLRARA